Proteins found in one Pseudodesulfovibrio sp. JC047 genomic segment:
- a CDS encoding cation diffusion facilitator family transporter, which produces MAADSPKRYAIYSIGASILTLALKFGAWAMTDSVGLLSDATESVVNLTAGVLALTAITIAMRPADEAHTYGHGKAEYFSSGIEGALIIVAAFGIGYAAISRFLSPQTLTNLGPGLILALLSSVVNYAVARVMLKAAKRFDSITLEADAKHLLTDVWTSIGLVAGLAVIIVMPDWKILDPIIAIIMAVNIVFTGVSLLKRSIGGLMDDALPKKELEIIANAIRSYTESDTSFHGLRTRKSGQKRFIDFHLLVPGDMSVKDSHDLCGFIEGLIQSQLAHAEVTIHVEPLECQTSYDGWKVGGTCAAKLDTKKD; this is translated from the coding sequence ATGGCCGCCGACTCCCCCAAACGATACGCCATATATTCGATCGGGGCGTCGATTCTGACCCTGGCTCTCAAATTCGGAGCCTGGGCCATGACGGATTCTGTTGGGTTGCTTTCGGACGCCACGGAATCCGTTGTCAATCTCACTGCCGGAGTGCTCGCGCTCACGGCCATCACCATAGCCATGCGCCCGGCGGACGAAGCCCACACCTATGGGCATGGCAAGGCGGAATACTTTTCAAGCGGTATTGAAGGCGCGCTCATCATTGTGGCAGCCTTCGGCATCGGATACGCGGCCATCAGCCGTTTTCTCTCTCCACAAACACTGACAAACCTCGGCCCGGGACTGATTCTTGCTCTGCTCTCTTCCGTGGTCAATTACGCGGTCGCCCGAGTCATGCTCAAGGCGGCGAAACGGTTTGATTCCATTACCCTCGAAGCCGATGCCAAACATCTTTTGACCGATGTCTGGACCTCTATCGGACTGGTCGCGGGACTGGCTGTCATCATTGTCATGCCGGACTGGAAAATTCTTGATCCGATCATCGCGATCATCATGGCCGTAAATATCGTTTTCACCGGCGTCAGCCTGCTCAAACGGTCAATCGGCGGTCTCATGGACGATGCACTTCCCAAAAAAGAACTGGAAATCATTGCCAACGCCATTCGCAGCTACACGGAAAGCGACACCAGTTTTCACGGCCTGCGCACCCGCAAATCCGGCCAGAAACGATTCATCGACTTCCACTTGCTGGTCCCGGGCGATATGTCGGTCAAGGACTCACATGATCTGTGCGGATTTATCGAAGGGCTGATTCAATCCCAACTCGCCCACGCCGAAGTGACCATCCATGTAGAACCGCTTGAATGTCAGACGTCCTACGATGGATGGAAAGTCGGCGGCACCTGCGCGGCCAAACTGGACACAAAAAAAGATTAG
- the plsY gene encoding glycerol-3-phosphate 1-O-acyltransferase PlsY, with protein sequence MAFIVSILIAYILGSIPFGLVIARTLCSTDPREGGSKNTGATNVARLCGTKYGIMTLVLDVLKGMLPVLFAANWIDSHLALSFVALAAILGHIFSCFMHFKGGKAVATTIGAFFALAPWATFFSAALCLGMVALTGHVSMGSLTVALALPIFMALTGNFGYVPVALIVMVILFWRHKDNIRRLARGEENPWIKPKE encoded by the coding sequence ATGGCATTTATCGTCAGCATACTTATCGCATATATTCTCGGATCAATTCCTTTTGGACTGGTCATCGCCAGGACGCTATGCAGCACCGACCCTCGTGAAGGTGGCAGCAAAAACACCGGCGCAACCAATGTCGCCCGGCTCTGCGGCACCAAATACGGCATCATGACCCTGGTACTGGACGTCCTGAAAGGGATGCTCCCTGTCTTGTTCGCCGCCAATTGGATCGATTCGCACCTTGCCTTGAGCTTCGTTGCACTTGCGGCCATTCTCGGTCATATTTTTTCCTGCTTCATGCACTTCAAAGGCGGCAAGGCCGTGGCCACGACCATCGGCGCGTTTTTTGCGCTGGCACCATGGGCAACCTTCTTTTCTGCGGCTCTGTGTCTCGGCATGGTCGCCTTGACCGGCCATGTTTCCATGGGATCATTGACCGTTGCACTGGCCCTGCCCATCTTCATGGCCCTGACCGGCAATTTCGGGTATGTCCCGGTCGCCCTTATTGTCATGGTTATCCTGTTCTGGCGACACAAGGACAATATCCGCAGACTGGCTCGTGGTGAAGAAAACCCCTGGATCAAACCAAAGGAATAG
- the hflX gene encoding GTPase HflX → MVLVGDNRSIYIPELPRKRLSSGRLRGLRLLHTHLSDESLSQEDLMDMVFLRLDSVAALTVKEGFPEAVQAAHLLPPNPDEKSYELYAPAQWDRFDLDLGNIVEALEDEFSRQLAGQGTESDENRVLLVSVDKTPRPVQELSLEELAELADTAGLIAAGTMIQRVRKQNPKFIMGKGKLAELEVHALQANASIIIFDQELSPTQIRNLAKVTERKILDRTQLILDIFAQHATSRSGKLQVEMAQLKYTLPRLVGKNRAMSRLMGGIGGRGPGETKLEIDRRRANDRLTRLKKELKQVRKRRTQTRERRAKAGLPIISLVGYTNAGKSTLLNTLTQSKVIAEDKLFATLDPTSRRIRFPQEREVVLTDTVGFIRRLPPDLKEAFRATLEELESADLLVLVCDASHPEVEEQVDAVRSILHEMELDDIPSILVLNKWDKLDAEGREVMHNVYPDGLPAVAVRRASLEPVVASMLRCIPWERKGY, encoded by the coding sequence ATGGTGCTGGTCGGTGACAATCGATCAATTTACATTCCCGAACTTCCACGCAAGCGATTGTCTTCAGGCCGGCTTCGTGGTTTGCGGTTGTTGCATACCCATCTTTCCGATGAATCCCTGTCTCAGGAAGACCTGATGGATATGGTTTTTCTGCGGCTTGATTCCGTGGCTGCCTTGACTGTGAAGGAAGGTTTTCCCGAAGCAGTGCAGGCCGCGCATTTGCTGCCACCCAACCCTGATGAAAAGAGTTACGAACTCTATGCCCCCGCGCAATGGGATCGATTTGATCTCGATTTGGGGAATATTGTCGAGGCGTTGGAAGACGAATTTAGTCGGCAGTTGGCAGGACAAGGCACGGAATCTGACGAAAATCGGGTGTTGTTGGTCAGTGTGGACAAGACCCCGCGTCCGGTGCAGGAACTCTCCTTGGAAGAGTTGGCCGAACTCGCGGACACAGCGGGATTGATCGCTGCCGGGACCATGATTCAGCGCGTGCGGAAGCAGAATCCCAAGTTCATCATGGGCAAGGGCAAGCTCGCCGAGTTGGAAGTTCACGCGCTTCAGGCCAATGCGTCGATCATTATTTTCGATCAGGAATTGTCACCCACGCAGATTCGGAATCTGGCCAAGGTCACGGAACGGAAGATTCTGGACCGGACTCAGCTTATTCTCGATATCTTTGCCCAGCACGCCACGAGTCGGTCTGGTAAATTGCAAGTGGAGATGGCGCAGCTCAAATACACCTTGCCCCGACTGGTGGGAAAAAACCGGGCCATGTCTCGGTTGATGGGTGGAATCGGTGGACGCGGTCCGGGTGAGACCAAGTTGGAAATCGATCGCCGTCGAGCCAACGATCGGTTGACCCGGTTGAAAAAGGAACTCAAGCAGGTTCGCAAGCGACGGACCCAGACCCGGGAACGCCGTGCCAAGGCCGGGCTGCCGATTATTTCTCTGGTGGGCTACACCAATGCAGGAAAATCCACGCTGTTGAACACGTTGACGCAATCGAAGGTCATTGCGGAGGACAAGTTGTTCGCCACCCTTGATCCGACCAGTCGTCGTATCCGGTTCCCGCAGGAGCGGGAGGTGGTACTGACCGATACGGTCGGGTTCATTCGTCGATTGCCGCCGGATCTGAAAGAGGCATTTCGAGCGACATTGGAAGAACTGGAATCAGCGGATTTGCTGGTGCTTGTTTGTGACGCGTCCCACCCGGAAGTCGAGGAGCAGGTAGATGCTGTGCGGTCCATTTTGCATGAGATGGAGCTGGACGATATCCCGTCCATTCTCGTGTTGAACAAATGGGACAAGCTTGATGCCGAAGGGCGGGAAGTCATGCACAACGTGTATCCGGACGGACTGCCAGCCGTGGCCGTCAGACGGGCCAGTCTCGAACCAGTGGTTGCGTCGATGTTGCGTTGTATCCCGTGGGAAAGAAAAGGCTACTAA
- a CDS encoding SemiSWEET transporter, with translation MNITPIEIVGLIAGFCTTFSFLPQVIKTWRTRSVDDISLRMYLLLCFGIVLWLYYGLTMRSVALVLTNGVSFILTASILVMKLLFGKRR, from the coding sequence ATGAATATCACACCCATTGAAATCGTTGGCTTGATTGCGGGTTTTTGTACCACGTTTTCTTTTTTGCCGCAGGTTATCAAGACCTGGCGAACCCGGTCCGTGGACGATATTTCCCTACGCATGTATCTGTTGCTCTGCTTTGGCATTGTGTTGTGGCTGTACTATGGCCTGACAATGCGCTCCGTGGCGTTGGTCCTTACCAATGGGGTCAGTTTTATCCTGACCGCGTCCATTCTTGTCATGAAACTCCTGTTTGGTAAACGCCGTTAA
- a CDS encoding ribonuclease catalytic domain-containing protein: MAKRTSFSPTLRPGTVVEFMHGDQPQLAWVLEEASGKLRLLTINKREMKLPEARLLPWHGPICSPDLSRQDIQNTLNDHQATRGEIQAGLDVMELWELAQGEVDAAPLTWFAGLLWEEPTPDQLAALGRAMLQAKTHFKFRPPNFEIWSAEKVALKMHQKAEEKAREAVSSAGQELLRTLWTAHSQGRTPQIPTMDQELVSTLEQILRHKVAETLDETEQKIWAAISKGLPDQPHLPLLLAQSWGILPRHHNYHLDEAEYAWGNDWSESFLNEISELEEHFSNQAAPAEVDDFISIDASTTRDIDDAFRIEKTETGYVVSIALARPDAHWTFGSPLDRAVLHRATSLYLPEGTSHMLPEQLGTGLYSLIQGETRPGMITDFTLSDEGELLSVTPRTAWISVKANITYEFADAAIRDGSDESLVLAHEVAEKLIERRIASGACVIRKPEPIVTVTGEGQQASVDISLKTPSPRSELVISEFMILANSGLALWANENNVPLLYRTQDIALPQESAGIFTEPAAILRAVKLLLPPTLETNPKRHAALGVPAYAPITSPLRRYTDFINMSQVCTFLADGTPRLDTDTLKKLIIHLKMRIQSVSTVQRFRPRYWKLVYLAKQRKKYQSAVLVEEAGPMATLAMPHLQVNVRAPKKMLGDKLYPGQQFQINFTKIDPLNNEIRLGEALEE; this comes from the coding sequence ATGGCAAAAAGAACATCCTTCAGCCCGACTCTTCGTCCCGGAACCGTGGTGGAATTCATGCATGGCGATCAGCCGCAACTGGCCTGGGTACTCGAAGAGGCCTCCGGCAAGCTCCGCCTGCTCACCATCAACAAACGCGAAATGAAACTTCCAGAGGCTCGCCTCCTCCCCTGGCACGGACCGATATGCTCACCGGACCTATCCCGGCAGGACATCCAAAATACCCTCAATGACCATCAGGCAACCCGGGGAGAAATCCAGGCCGGACTCGATGTCATGGAACTCTGGGAACTCGCTCAGGGCGAAGTGGATGCAGCCCCCTTGACGTGGTTTGCCGGACTGTTGTGGGAAGAGCCGACCCCTGACCAGTTGGCGGCTTTGGGTCGGGCCATGCTCCAGGCAAAAACCCATTTCAAGTTCCGCCCACCGAATTTCGAAATCTGGTCTGCTGAGAAAGTCGCCTTGAAGATGCACCAAAAAGCCGAGGAAAAGGCCCGGGAAGCGGTCTCCTCTGCCGGACAAGAACTGCTTCGGACCCTCTGGACGGCTCACAGTCAGGGACGCACTCCGCAGATCCCGACCATGGATCAGGAACTCGTGTCCACCCTTGAACAGATTCTCAGGCACAAGGTCGCTGAGACCCTGGATGAGACAGAACAAAAAATCTGGGCGGCCATCAGTAAAGGGTTGCCAGACCAACCACATCTTCCGCTCCTCCTGGCCCAAAGCTGGGGTATACTGCCACGCCACCACAACTATCATCTGGACGAGGCCGAATATGCATGGGGCAATGATTGGTCTGAATCCTTTCTCAATGAAATCAGCGAACTCGAAGAACACTTTTCCAATCAGGCTGCTCCGGCTGAAGTGGATGACTTCATCTCCATCGACGCCAGCACCACCCGCGATATCGACGACGCATTTCGTATTGAAAAAACTGAAACAGGCTATGTCGTTTCCATCGCGTTGGCTCGCCCCGACGCTCACTGGACCTTTGGTTCACCATTGGACAGAGCGGTCCTGCATCGGGCCACCAGTCTGTACCTGCCAGAAGGCACCAGTCACATGCTACCGGAACAACTGGGCACCGGACTGTACAGCCTGATTCAAGGCGAAACCCGTCCGGGCATGATCACCGACTTTACGCTGAGTGATGAAGGCGAACTGCTCTCCGTCACCCCTCGGACGGCCTGGATTTCCGTCAAGGCCAATATCACCTATGAATTCGCTGACGCGGCCATTCGGGACGGCTCTGACGAATCACTGGTTCTGGCCCATGAAGTCGCCGAAAAACTGATCGAACGCCGAATCGCTTCAGGTGCCTGTGTCATCCGCAAGCCCGAACCCATTGTCACCGTCACTGGTGAAGGGCAACAGGCATCAGTGGATATTTCACTCAAGACGCCCAGCCCTCGTTCGGAACTGGTCATCAGTGAATTCATGATTCTGGCCAATTCGGGCCTGGCCTTGTGGGCCAACGAGAACAATGTTCCCTTGCTGTATCGAACGCAGGACATCGCACTGCCTCAGGAGTCAGCCGGCATCTTCACGGAACCGGCAGCCATCCTGCGTGCGGTCAAACTGCTGTTGCCACCGACTCTTGAGACCAATCCCAAGCGACACGCGGCACTGGGTGTTCCGGCTTACGCCCCCATCACCTCCCCCCTGCGCCGCTACACGGATTTCATCAATATGTCCCAAGTCTGCACATTCCTTGCGGACGGCACGCCTCGGCTGGATACGGACACACTGAAAAAACTCATCATTCATCTAAAAATGCGGATTCAGTCCGTAAGCACGGTGCAACGATTCCGTCCCAGATATTGGAAACTCGTGTACCTCGCCAAACAACGGAAAAAATATCAATCAGCGGTACTGGTCGAAGAAGCCGGTCCCATGGCCACCCTTGCCATGCCTCATTTGCAGGTCAATGTCCGTGCACCCAAAAAGATGCTCGGTGACAAGCTCTATCCCGGCCAGCAATTCCAGATCAATTTCACCAAGATCGATCCGCTGAATAACGAAATTCGGCTGGGCGAAGCACTTGAAGAATAA
- a CDS encoding IMP cyclohydrolase: MSDLKKMYHTVQQDPFPADMKLTLGDQELVFKKRTWEIDGETKGLRYGENPDQPAALYELAEGQLEVGGVKFIGQGQGLVSALTEEHMLQAGKHPGKTNLTDVDNALNILQYLSAKPAALILKHNNPCGAAWTDEGITVALKRAFETDRIAAFGGAVVVNRPIDLATAELINSVYFEVVAAPKFDDDALAELKKRKNLRILEIPGIAEVQSLSTMPFLDIKALSDGGIVLQYSFRNAILKADDFIPATAEKDGNSFVARAPSKQEADDLLFAWAVEAGVTSNSVLFVKDGVTTAIGTGEQDRVGCVLLAVTKAYIKHSDLLASKELGMSLFELKLAAIKDADMKAKLTDIEKRTEEARGGLPGSVVVSDGFFPFRDGVDLCMDQGVTAIAQPGGSIRDSEVITAVNEASPQVAMVFTGQRSFKH; the protein is encoded by the coding sequence ATGAGTGATTTGAAAAAAATGTACCATACCGTGCAGCAGGACCCTTTTCCAGCGGACATGAAACTCACGCTGGGCGACCAGGAATTGGTTTTCAAGAAACGTACTTGGGAAATCGATGGGGAAACCAAGGGTTTGCGGTATGGAGAAAATCCGGACCAACCCGCAGCACTCTACGAACTGGCTGAAGGTCAGCTTGAAGTGGGTGGCGTCAAATTTATCGGACAAGGCCAGGGCCTGGTTTCCGCATTAACCGAGGAGCACATGCTCCAAGCGGGTAAGCACCCCGGCAAGACCAACTTGACCGATGTGGATAACGCGCTGAATATTCTGCAATACCTGTCAGCAAAACCCGCCGCACTCATCCTGAAACACAACAATCCCTGCGGCGCGGCCTGGACCGATGAAGGCATCACCGTTGCCTTGAAGCGCGCCTTTGAGACGGATCGAATCGCCGCTTTCGGCGGTGCGGTTGTCGTGAACCGTCCCATTGATCTGGCCACAGCAGAGCTTATCAATTCCGTCTATTTTGAAGTGGTTGCCGCACCGAAGTTCGATGACGACGCTCTGGCAGAACTCAAAAAACGCAAAAATCTCAGAATCCTGGAAATCCCCGGCATTGCAGAGGTACAAAGTCTGTCCACGATGCCGTTCCTGGATATCAAAGCCCTGTCCGACGGCGGCATCGTCTTGCAGTATTCCTTCCGCAACGCCATTCTCAAGGCCGACGACTTCATTCCGGCCACTGCGGAAAAAGACGGAAATTCTTTTGTTGCCCGTGCTCCGAGCAAGCAGGAAGCTGACGACCTGCTCTTTGCCTGGGCCGTGGAAGCTGGTGTCACTTCGAACTCCGTCCTGTTTGTCAAGGACGGCGTGACCACAGCCATCGGCACCGGCGAACAGGACCGCGTCGGTTGCGTGCTTCTGGCCGTGACAAAGGCATACATCAAGCACTCTGACCTGCTCGCGTCCAAAGAATTGGGGATGTCGCTGTTTGAATTGAAACTGGCAGCCATCAAGGATGCGGACATGAAAGCCAAGCTGACCGACATTGAGAAACGGACAGAAGAGGCCCGTGGTGGCCTGCCCGGTTCCGTGGTGGTCTCTGACGGTTTCTTCCCGTTCCGCGACGGTGTGGATCTGTGTATGGACCAGGGCGTGACAGCCATTGCCCAGCCCGGTGGTTCCATCCGCGACAGCGAAGTCATCACCGCAGTGAACGAGGCCAGCCCGCAGGTGGCCATGGTCTTCACCGGTCAACGTTCCTTCAAACACTAA